The following DNA comes from Halarsenatibacter silvermanii.
TCTCAGCTTTTTCTCGCCGATTTCTTCTTGATGTGTCAGGATATAATTCTCATCATCTTCACTCTCCCAGGCAAACTCTATATCATCCATCGAATCCAAAAATTCAAAGTCCGCACCTTCAGAGAAATCACTGTCTTTTCTTAATTCCCAATAATTTCTGTCCGTCAATACAGCCTCAATATCAGCCCGGGCCTGCTGTAGCTCCATCTTGATGCCGGTAACTTCTGCTGTTTCGATAACTCCTGTAAGGTTGGGCAGACTGACCGACATTAAAATGCCCAGGACTGCTATTACCACCAGCATCTCCAGAAGTGTAAATCCCGAATTACCTTCTGCACCTTTAAAAAAAGCGTTTTTCATCTCTTTCATCTCCCTCTTTTTATTTTTAATTTTTGACGGCGGGACAGAACGAAAATTAAATTCCGGCAAAACTACCGTATAACTCCCAGAGCGGGGCCAGCAAAACGACTGCCAGCAGTCCCACCATAACAGCCAGTATCAAAATAAGAGCTGGTTCAAGCGAAACGCTGAATCTGTCCATATACCCTTTTTCTTTTCTACGGCAGTATTGTGCACAAAATGATACCGCTTTCAAAAAGCTGCCTGTTCTCTCACCCCCCAGCAAAATTTCCTGTAAATTTTCTGGTATCGGCAGCCACCTGTTTAAAGATTCTGCCAGGGATCTGCCTGAATTAAGATCGGCAATTATTTCTTCGCCTTTTTTAATATAAAAGTCGTTTTCTGTAACCTCGGCTGACTGTCTGATCGACTCCGTTATCTCAGTCCCCGATTCCAGGGATAATAAAAGAGAATCGAAGAAAGCTCCCAAAAGCCTGAAGCGGATAAAAGAGGAGAGCACCGGCATTTTATCAAAAAGTATATAAGAAGTTTTTGTGCCCAGGAATTTTCTTTTTAGCAAAATTCCTGCTGCCCAGATCAAAAAGATTAAAAGTATTATTACCGGCAGAGTTAAAAAATCATTCAAGCTTAAAAATAATTTTGTCAAATAAGGCATTTCCAGCGACATGTCCTGATAGACACCTATCAATGCGGGCAAAAAGAAATTCAAGCTAATAAAAATCATCAGCATAAAAAACATCATGGTGAACATCGGATAGTAAATTTTTTTGATCAGCTCCCGGCGGTAATCAGCTCTTTTTTTGTAATAATTTTTTAAATTCTTGAGCGTTTGAGTGAGACGGCCTCTGCGCGATGCCATTTGAAACATTTTTATGAAAAATTCGGGCAGATCACCGCTGCATCTCGTCACCGCTTTTTCCGGGGAAATCCCCTTATTTAAATCATCTGTCATAAACTCCAGGGAAGTCTTTAAATTTTTATCGAATTTATCCTGAAGAGAAAAATCTAAAGCCTGCGAAAGGGTGTAACCACCTTTGAGATACATATACCACTGCTCGATTAAATTTATTAGTTCTTCATACTCGCGGTTTTTCATCTCAACACCCTTTCAACCTCTTCAATTTCGACCAGGCCGGCTTCTGCTTTCTGGCAGCCATCTTCTAAAAGTGTACAGGTTTCTTTATTCTCTCTGATATTCTCCAGTTTTTTTCTATCATGACTGTTCATGATGGCCTGCCGATAAATGCGATCAATGTAAATAACTTCTTGAATGGCTGTCCTGCCCCTAAAGCCGCTCTCGAAGCAGACCTCACAACCTTCTCCCTCACATTTTTCGCAGGTTTTGCGCAGCAACCTTTGAGAGACTATACCCAGCAGAGTTTCAGCAGTCAGATAGGAAGGAATTCCCATTTCTCTAAGCCTGATAATCGTTCCCAGAGCATCGAATGTATGTATTGTCGTTAACACCAGATGTCCGGTTAAAGCAGCTCTAACTGCCATTCTAGCGGTTTCAATATCCCTGATCTCGCCCACCATGATGATATCCGGATCCTGTCTGAGTCCGGCTCTTAATTTTTCAGCAAAACTTCCTCCTTCCTCAGAGTTAACCTGAATCTGACTGACCCCTTCCAGATATATTTCCACCGGGTCCTCAAGAGTAATTATATTTATCTCCTCGCGTCTAATCCTGTCCAGACAGGCAAAGAGAGTTGTTGTTTTCCCGCTTCCAGTAGGGCCACAGACAAATATTATACCCTGATTTGAGGAAATCATTTTCTCCAGCAATAATTCATTTTCTTTTCTAAAGCCGAGCTCGGTTAATCTCATCAACTTCTCCTCACCGATCAGCCTTCTTAAAACAGCCTTCTCACCTCGCACAGTCGGAATTATCGAAACTCTGAACTCGCAATCTCTTTGTCTGTCCCAGGAGGGCTGCCAGCGAAGCACCCCCTCCTGAACTTTTCTGCTCTCAGTTATATCAAGCCCGGATAAAACTTTTAATCTCGATATAAGATTCTGCAGTTTATCATCCGTGAGAGTCGATACAGTCTCCAGCAGCCCATCCCGGCGAAATCTTATTCTACCTCTGCCGTCGAGAGGTTCGAAATGTATGTCGCTGATATCAAAATCTATACATCTTTTGATGAGGCTCTGCAGCAGCTTTTCGACTGTCACCTGACTGCCGGCAATGCTTAAACTATTCATATTTATTTGCCTCCCGATGAAATAAATTCCAAATATGGTTCTTTATAGTTATTCGCCGGCAGTAAATAATTTCCTGCAATAAAATTACATTTTTTTCTTCTAAAGCAATAAAAAAGCTCCAGCGGTTAAGCTGGAGTGATAGCACGGGAGATAAATTTTGGATCTTTTTGTCTTCAGTTATTGAATAGGTGTGTAAAAAACCTCATTTAGTTGTACTGAAAGATATAAAGCTGCGTTCACAATGAAATTTTTCCTCGGTATAAGTTTAGTTTTCGGCCAAAAAATTGCGCTCTCTTCGCGAAATCTCTTCCTTGAGCACACGCTCAGTCCGGCACATCCTGAGCCGGGGACACTATTTTTTGGCCAGGGACTTAACCTGAGTTTCGAAAAATTTCGAGTATCACTTTGCTTTATATCTTCCAACCATTATTGTCATGATGGTGATCTTATGCGATATATATCAACTGATAACAAGAAGCTCCTAAATTTTAAAGGTCAGGCTTTGGCTCTCACATGGTTATAAATCTTTTTTCAGGTATGATATCCAGATCAAATTCCGTCGGCTCAAACCAGATTTCATGAGCTGCTTCTGCCTGG
Coding sequences within:
- a CDS encoding type II secretion system protein, producing the protein MKNAFFKGAEGNSGFTLLEMLVVIAVLGILMSVSLPNLTGVIETAEVTGIKMELQQARADIEAVLTDRNYWELRKDSDFSEGADFEFLDSMDDIEFAWESEDDENYILTHQEEIGEKKLRYKSSTDEFDLDD
- a CDS encoding type II secretion system F family protein, whose amino-acid sequence is MKNREYEELINLIEQWYMYLKGGYTLSQALDFSLQDKFDKNLKTSLEFMTDDLNKGISPEKAVTRCSGDLPEFFIKMFQMASRRGRLTQTLKNLKNYYKKRADYRRELIKKIYYPMFTMMFFMLMIFISLNFFLPALIGVYQDMSLEMPYLTKLFLSLNDFLTLPVIILLIFLIWAAGILLKRKFLGTKTSYILFDKMPVLSSFIRFRLLGAFFDSLLLSLESGTEITESIRQSAEVTENDFYIKKGEEIIADLNSGRSLAESLNRWLPIPENLQEILLGGERTGSFLKAVSFCAQYCRRKEKGYMDRFSVSLEPALILILAVMVGLLAVVLLAPLWELYGSFAGI
- a CDS encoding GspE/PulE family protein, which translates into the protein MNSLSIAGSQVTVEKLLQSLIKRCIDFDISDIHFEPLDGRGRIRFRRDGLLETVSTLTDDKLQNLISRLKVLSGLDITESRKVQEGVLRWQPSWDRQRDCEFRVSIIPTVRGEKAVLRRLIGEEKLMRLTELGFRKENELLLEKMISSNQGIIFVCGPTGSGKTTTLFACLDRIRREEINIITLEDPVEIYLEGVSQIQVNSEEGGSFAEKLRAGLRQDPDIIMVGEIRDIETARMAVRAALTGHLVLTTIHTFDALGTIIRLREMGIPSYLTAETLLGIVSQRLLRKTCEKCEGEGCEVCFESGFRGRTAIQEVIYIDRIYRQAIMNSHDRKKLENIRENKETCTLLEDGCQKAEAGLVEIEEVERVLR